In Glycine max cultivar Williams 82 chromosome 7, Glycine_max_v4.0, whole genome shotgun sequence, a single window of DNA contains:
- the LOC100802986 gene encoding UPF0496 protein At4g34320 has protein sequence MGGHMSKKTPETSSGININADMATELRSYEAACKLDSDLQSFNTTIQARANQVINTLAVGVEVRSLSFESLKQVTECLLEMNQEVVKVILDCKKDIWKNPELFELVEEYFDNSLQTLDFCTALEKCLKRARDNQLLILMALQQFEEETSLGETRYTRTLQELKNFKAAGDPFTEEFFQMYQSVYNQQILMLEKLRVRQSKLDKKVKQIHTWRKVSSVIFAATVAAVLICSVVAAAIATPHVAAALAAVTAIPIGSMGKWIDSLLKNYENAMKGHKEVAISMQVGAYVAIKDLDNIRVLIDRLEVEIESLFQNVEFALEEEAVKVAIEEIKKKLGVFMKNVEDLGLQADTCSRDIIRARTVVLQKIIKLPHT, from the coding sequence ATGGGGGGCCATATGAGCAAGAAGACCCCTGAAACATCATCTGGTATTAACATCAATGCTGATATGGCAACTGAATTGAGGTCATATGAGGCTGCCTGCAAGCTTGACTCTGATTTGCAGTCCTTTAATACCACCATTCAAGCTCGAGCAAATCAAGTCATTAATACTCTTGCTGTTGGAGTTGAGGTTCGATCCCTTTCGTTTGAGTCTCTCAAACAAGTCACAGAATGCCTTCTCGAGATGAATCAGGAAGTTGTCAAGGTGATCTTAGACTGTAAGAAAGATATATGGAAGAACCCAGAACTGTTTGAGCTTGTTGAGGAATACTTTGATAATAGCCTGCAGACTCTAGATTTCTGTACTGCATTAGAGAAGTGCCTGAAGCGAGCTAGGGATAACCAATTGCTTATTCTCATGGCCCTTCAGCAGTTTGAAGAGGAAACCAGCTTGGGAGAGACACGCTATACGAGGACATTACAGGAACTGAAGAATTTCAAGGCAGCTGGTGACCCTTTCACTGAAGAATTCTTCCAAATGTATCAATCTGTTTACAATCAACAGATACTCATGCTTGAGAAGTTGCGAGTACGACAAAGCAAGCTCGATAAGAAGGTAAAACAAATCCATACCTGGAGGAAGGTCTCAAGTGTGATATTTGCGGCTACAGTTGCTGCTGTGTTGATCTGCTCAGTTGTGGCTGCAGCAATTGCTACTCCACATGTTGCAGCTGCTCTAGCTGCTGTTACTGCAATCCCAATAGGTTCAATGGGAAAGTGGATTGACTCCTTGTTGAAGAACTATGAAAATGCTATGAAAGGACATAAGGAAGTAGCCATCTCTATGCAAGTTGGCGCCTATGTTGCTATAAAGGACTTGGACAACATTCGGGTTCTCATTGATCGGCTGGAAGTTGAAATCGAGTCTCTATTTCAGAATGTGGAATTTGCCCTTGAGGAAGAAGCTGTGAAGGTTGCAATAGAGGAGATCAAGAAGAAGTTGGGAGTTTTTATGAAGAATGTTGAAGATTTAGGATTACAAGCTGATACGTGTAGCCGAGACATTATAAGGGCTAGGACTGTGGTTCTACAAAAAATCATAAAGCTTCCCCACACCTGA